One stretch of Streptomyces hygroscopicus DNA includes these proteins:
- a CDS encoding membrane protein, with the protein MQTTSSGIPSDPHQSDTAPPSAAGPPAGPGGKGRRSLPWALIAGWVLLLLVAVPFAGKLEGVKRDTAVDYLPAGADSTQVARLQERLPGGDTIDLVLVYHRDGGLTDADRKAAGGKVAEVAGRHDIVGGQAPRAIPSKDGTTLMYPMALTGVTDEKERAEAVKDVRAELASHPEGLSVQVGGPGALSADSQEVFASTDGTLMFATAGVVALLLIITYRSPLLWLVPLGAVGVAAMAAMAIVYGLVQGFDLVVTSMSSSIMTVLVFGAGTDYALLIVSRYREELRRHRAPYDAMREALRGCGPAVLASSGTVAAGLLCLLAADLNSSSGLGPVGAVGVVCALAAMMTLLPAVLVLLGRRVFWPLIPAYGSEPRATRRGFFEAMGGSARRRPGAVLLGGAALLGALAIGVLNLPGDLKQEDTFTDKPESVAATQTLAHAYPDSSSQPISVLARTAGADEVLRRARDTEGVARADRGRSGGGWTEIDVFPQSAPQSAGETATLHALRSGLVRVEDADALVGGPSAQQLDLKDTNARDRMLVIPLVLIAVLLILAALLRSLVAPLVLVVAVVAVWGAAMGVGGLFFDPVFGFAGVDPGLPLLSFVFLVALGVDYGIFLMHRMREESLRGADIPDAAVTALRTTGGVIASAGLVLAATFAVLASLPMVMLVEMGFVVAVGVLLDTFLVRTYLVTSASLLLKRWVWWPGALFRRTPASSVSSGSSGSSGSSASSASAGQGGASGSEARPEPAVRGG; encoded by the coding sequence ATGCAGACGACATCGTCAGGGATCCCGAGCGATCCCCATCAATCGGACACGGCGCCGCCCTCCGCGGCCGGGCCGCCCGCCGGGCCCGGCGGCAAGGGGCGCCGCTCACTGCCCTGGGCGCTCATCGCGGGCTGGGTGCTGCTGCTCCTCGTCGCCGTCCCCTTCGCGGGCAAGCTCGAGGGCGTCAAGCGGGACACGGCCGTCGACTACCTCCCGGCGGGCGCCGACTCCACCCAGGTGGCGCGGCTCCAGGAGCGGCTGCCCGGTGGCGACACCATCGACCTCGTCCTCGTCTACCACCGCGACGGCGGGCTGACCGATGCCGACCGTAAGGCGGCCGGCGGGAAGGTCGCCGAGGTGGCGGGGCGCCACGACATCGTCGGTGGGCAGGCGCCACGCGCCATACCGTCCAAGGACGGCACGACCCTGATGTACCCCATGGCGCTCACCGGCGTGACGGACGAGAAGGAGCGGGCCGAGGCCGTCAAGGACGTCCGCGCCGAGCTCGCCTCCCACCCCGAGGGCCTGAGCGTCCAGGTCGGCGGTCCCGGGGCGCTCAGCGCCGACTCGCAGGAGGTCTTCGCCTCCACCGACGGCACGCTGATGTTCGCCACCGCCGGGGTGGTCGCCCTGCTGCTGATCATCACCTACCGCAGCCCCCTGCTGTGGCTGGTTCCGCTGGGGGCGGTCGGCGTCGCCGCCATGGCCGCGATGGCGATCGTCTACGGCCTTGTCCAGGGCTTCGACCTCGTCGTCACCAGCATGAGCTCCTCGATCATGACGGTGCTGGTCTTCGGCGCGGGCACCGACTACGCCCTGCTGATCGTCTCCCGCTACCGCGAGGAACTCCGCCGCCACCGCGCCCCGTACGACGCGATGCGCGAGGCCCTGCGCGGCTGCGGTCCGGCCGTGCTCGCCTCCAGCGGCACCGTCGCCGCCGGGCTGCTGTGTCTGCTCGCCGCCGACCTCAACAGCAGCAGCGGACTGGGCCCGGTCGGCGCCGTCGGGGTCGTCTGCGCCCTTGCGGCCATGATGACGCTGCTGCCCGCGGTGCTGGTGCTGCTGGGGCGGCGGGTGTTCTGGCCGCTGATCCCGGCCTACGGCAGTGAGCCGCGGGCGACCCGGCGCGGGTTCTTCGAGGCGATGGGCGGCTCGGCCCGCCGCCGGCCCGGAGCCGTCCTCCTCGGCGGTGCCGCACTGCTGGGCGCCCTCGCCATCGGCGTGCTCAATCTCCCCGGCGACCTCAAGCAGGAGGACACCTTCACCGACAAGCCCGAGTCGGTGGCCGCTACCCAGACCCTCGCCCACGCCTATCCGGACAGCAGCAGCCAGCCCATCAGCGTGCTGGCGCGCACCGCGGGGGCGGACGAGGTGCTGCGGCGGGCGCGCGACACGGAGGGGGTCGCGCGGGCGGACCGCGGGCGCAGCGGCGGCGGCTGGACGGAGATCGACGTCTTCCCCCAGAGCGCCCCGCAGTCGGCGGGGGAGACCGCCACCCTGCACGCCCTGCGCTCCGGTCTCGTACGGGTCGAGGACGCCGACGCGTTGGTCGGCGGGCCCAGCGCCCAGCAGCTCGATCTGAAGGACACCAACGCCCGCGACCGGATGCTGGTCATCCCGCTGGTGCTGATCGCCGTGCTGCTGATCCTCGCGGCGCTGCTGCGCAGCCTCGTCGCGCCGCTGGTCCTGGTCGTCGCCGTGGTCGCCGTATGGGGCGCCGCGATGGGAGTCGGCGGGCTCTTCTTCGACCCGGTCTTCGGCTTCGCCGGGGTCGACCCCGGGCTGCCGCTGCTCTCCTTCGTCTTCCTGGTCGCCCTCGGCGTCGACTACGGCATCTTCCTGATGCACCGGATGCGGGAGGAGTCGCTGCGCGGGGCGGACATCCCGGACGCGGCCGTGACCGCGCTGCGCACGACGGGCGGGGTGATCGCCTCGGCCGGTCTGGTGCTGGCGGCGACCTTCGCGGTGCTGGCCTCGCTGCCGATGGTGATGCTGGTCGAGATGGGGTTCGTGGTGGCGGTCGGCGTGCTGCTCGACACCTTCCTCGTGCGGACGTATCTGGTGACGTCGGCGAGCCTGCTGCTGAAGCGGTGGGTGTGGTGGCCGGGTGCCCTCTTCCGCCGTACGCCCGCCTCGTCGGTCTCGTCCGGCTCGTCCGGCTCGTCCGGCTCGTCGGCCTCCTCGGCGTCGGCAGGCCAGGGCGGCGCCTCCGGCTCCGAGGCCCGTCCCGAACCGGCCGTACGCGGCGGCTGA
- a CDS encoding 2-isopropylmalate synthase produces the protein MTTHSDTPGHSQTSGSAVGRPTPLTAATVTQRPSGMPIHKYGQYEAVDIPDRTWPDNRITVAPRWLSTDLRDGNQALIDPMSPARKREMFDLLVRMGYKEIEVGFPSSGQTDFGFVRSIIEEGAIPEDVTISVLTQAREELIERTVESLRGAHRATVHLYNATAPTFRRVVFRGTREQVKQIAVDGTRLVVEYADKILGDETVFGYQYSPEIFTDTELDFALEVCEGVMDVWQPEAGREIILNLPATVERSTPSTHADRFEWMSRNLSRREHICLSVHPHNDRGTAVAAAELAIMAGADRIEGCLFGQGERTGNVDLVTLGMNLFSQGVDPQIDFSQIDEIRRTAEYCNQMEIHPRHPYAGDLVYTSFSGSHQDAIKKGFEALEASAAEQGKTVDEIEWAVPYLPIDPKDVGRSYEAVIRVNSQSGKGGIAYVLKNDHNLDLPRRMQIEFSKTIQAKTDAEGGEVTPGQIWAAFQDEYLPTDDNRWGRIALSSAQTSTTSEGTDALTVEAVVDGAETVLTGTGNGPLAAFFNALASIDVDVRLLDYSEHTLSEGAASQAAAYIECAIDGQVLWGVGIDANIVRASLKAVVSAVNRARR, from the coding sequence ATGACGACTCACTCCGATACGCCCGGCCATTCCCAGACCTCCGGTAGCGCCGTCGGGCGTCCCACGCCCCTCACGGCCGCGACCGTCACCCAGCGCCCCTCCGGTATGCCGATCCATAAGTACGGCCAGTACGAGGCCGTCGACATCCCGGACCGCACCTGGCCGGACAACCGGATCACCGTCGCCCCGCGCTGGCTGTCCACCGATCTGCGGGACGGCAACCAGGCGCTGATCGACCCGATGTCCCCGGCCCGTAAGCGCGAGATGTTCGACCTGCTGGTGCGCATGGGCTACAAGGAGATCGAGGTCGGCTTCCCCTCCTCCGGCCAGACCGACTTCGGCTTCGTACGGTCGATCATCGAGGAGGGCGCTATCCCGGAGGATGTGACGATCTCCGTCCTCACCCAGGCGCGCGAGGAGCTGATCGAGCGCACCGTGGAGTCGCTGCGCGGGGCGCACAGGGCCACCGTGCACCTGTACAACGCCACCGCCCCCACCTTCCGCCGCGTCGTCTTCCGCGGCACCCGGGAGCAGGTCAAGCAGATCGCGGTGGACGGCACCCGGCTGGTGGTGGAGTACGCCGACAAGATCCTCGGCGATGAGACGGTCTTCGGCTACCAGTACAGCCCGGAGATCTTCACCGACACCGAGCTGGACTTCGCGCTGGAGGTCTGCGAGGGCGTCATGGACGTCTGGCAGCCCGAGGCGGGCCGCGAGATCATCCTCAATCTGCCGGCCACCGTCGAGCGCTCGACCCCGTCCACCCACGCGGACCGCTTCGAGTGGATGTCGCGCAATCTCTCCCGGCGCGAGCACATCTGCCTGTCGGTGCATCCGCACAACGACCGCGGCACCGCCGTCGCCGCCGCCGAGCTGGCGATCATGGCCGGGGCGGACCGGATCGAGGGCTGTCTGTTCGGGCAGGGCGAGCGCACCGGCAATGTCGACCTGGTGACGCTGGGCATGAACCTGTTCTCCCAGGGCGTCGACCCGCAGATCGACTTCTCGCAGATCGACGAGATCCGCCGCACCGCCGAGTACTGCAACCAGATGGAGATCCACCCGCGCCACCCCTATGCGGGCGATCTGGTCTACACCTCCTTCTCCGGCTCCCACCAGGACGCCATCAAGAAGGGGTTCGAGGCGCTGGAGGCGAGCGCCGCCGAGCAGGGCAAGACGGTGGACGAGATCGAGTGGGCGGTCCCGTACCTGCCCATCGACCCCAAGGACGTCGGCCGCTCCTACGAGGCCGTGATCCGGGTGAACTCCCAGTCCGGCAAGGGCGGCATCGCCTATGTCCTGAAGAACGACCACAACCTGGACCTGCCGCGCAGGATGCAGATCGAGTTCTCCAAGACGATTCAGGCCAAGACCGATGCCGAGGGCGGCGAGGTCACCCCGGGCCAGATCTGGGCGGCCTTCCAGGACGAGTACCTGCCGACCGACGACAACCGGTGGGGCCGGATCGCGCTGAGCAGCGCGCAGACGTCCACCACCAGCGAGGGCACCGACGCGCTCACCGTCGAGGCGGTCGTGGACGGCGCCGAGACGGTGCTGACCGGCACCGGCAACGGCCCGCTGGCGGCCTTCTTCAACGCTCTGGCCTCGATCGATGTGGACGTACGGCTGCTGGACTACTCCGAGCACACCCTGAGCGAGGGCGCCGCGTCCCAGGCCGCCGCGTACATCGAATGCGCGATCGACGGGCAGGTGCTGTGGGGTGTCGGGATCGACGCCAACATCGTGCGGGCCTCGCTCAAGGCGGTCGTCTCCGCGGTGAACCGGGCGCGCCGGTGA
- a CDS encoding peptidase M4, with protein sequence MDANANAPAQARSHRRGTFCTIVPPHVLDKLSHAEDASLADLARRTLEHDALQRTRRRITTVRGVPAARAAAPSDKPERTIYDAHHKTSLPGKKVRGEGDQASGDDSVNRAYDGLGATFELFLKAYGRRSIDDSGLPLNASVHYSEGYNNAFWDGEQMVFGDGDGEVFLDFTIPVDVMAHELTHGVTQYTANLEYFGQSGALNESMSDVFGSLVKQHVLGHSAERADWLIGAGLLTDRVTGVALRSMKAPGTAYDDDVLGKDPQPGTMDDYVHTSRDNGGVHINSGIPNHAFYLAATALGGNAWERAGQIWFDVLTGGDLASDAEFTDFAHLTVAAAHARYGEGEEQTAVQEAWAGVGITDLRARVGAR encoded by the coding sequence ATGGACGCCAACGCCAATGCCCCCGCGCAGGCCCGCAGTCACCGCCGCGGCACCTTCTGCACGATCGTGCCGCCGCATGTCCTCGACAAGCTGTCCCATGCCGAGGACGCTTCGCTGGCCGATCTCGCCCGCCGCACCCTGGAGCACGACGCACTGCAGCGCACCCGCCGCCGGATCACCACCGTGCGCGGGGTCCCCGCCGCGCGGGCCGCCGCGCCCTCCGACAAGCCCGAGCGCACCATCTACGACGCCCACCACAAGACCTCGCTGCCGGGGAAGAAGGTGCGCGGCGAGGGCGACCAGGCGAGCGGGGACGACTCGGTGAACCGCGCCTACGACGGGCTCGGCGCGACCTTCGAGCTCTTCCTCAAGGCGTACGGCAGGCGCTCGATCGACGACTCCGGCCTGCCGCTGAACGCGAGCGTCCACTACAGCGAGGGCTACAACAACGCCTTCTGGGACGGCGAGCAGATGGTCTTCGGCGACGGGGACGGCGAGGTCTTCCTGGACTTCACCATCCCGGTCGACGTCATGGCCCACGAGCTCACCCACGGCGTCACCCAGTACACCGCCAACCTCGAGTACTTCGGCCAGTCCGGGGCGCTCAACGAGTCGATGTCCGACGTCTTCGGCTCACTGGTCAAGCAGCATGTGCTCGGCCACAGCGCCGAGCGGGCCGACTGGCTGATCGGCGCGGGGCTGCTGACGGACCGGGTCACCGGAGTGGCCCTGCGCTCGATGAAGGCCCCGGGCACGGCGTACGACGACGATGTGCTGGGCAAGGACCCGCAGCCGGGCACGATGGACGACTACGTCCACACCTCACGCGACAACGGCGGCGTCCACATCAACTCCGGCATCCCCAACCACGCCTTCTACCTCGCCGCCACCGCCCTGGGCGGCAACGCCTGGGAGCGCGCCGGGCAGATCTGGTTCGACGTGCTGACCGGCGGCGATCTGGCCTCCGACGCGGAGTTCACCGACTTCGCCCACCTTACGGTGGCCGCGGCGCACGCCCGCTACGGCGAGGGCGAGGAGCAGACGGCGGTGCAGGAGGCGTGGGCCGGGGTGGGCATCACCGATCTGCGGGCCCGCGTGGGCGCGCGCTAG
- a CDS encoding metalloprotease, giving the protein MRISVTRTGGFAGIERRAELDTTGRPDATHLDALAHQAVETGHITAARGVPDGFQYEITVDGRTVHAADPHLSDAQRELIRTVLKEGA; this is encoded by the coding sequence ATGCGCATCTCCGTCACCCGCACCGGCGGTTTCGCCGGAATCGAGCGCCGGGCCGAGCTGGACACCACCGGCCGGCCCGACGCCACGCATCTGGACGCCCTGGCCCACCAGGCCGTCGAGACCGGCCACATCACGGCCGCCCGCGGCGTCCCCGACGGCTTCCAGTACGAGATCACCGTCGACGGCCGCACCGTCCACGCCGCGGACCCCCATCTGAGCGACGCCCAGCGGGAACTGATCCGCACGGTGCTGAAGGAAGGCGCGTAG
- a CDS encoding GTPase Era → MTAGTSPSPTEQRETPHRSGFACFVGRPNAGKSTLTNALVGTKVAITSNRPQTTRHTVRGIVHRPDAQLVLVDTPGLHKPRTLLGERLNDVVRTTWAEVDVIGFCLPADQKLGPGDRYIATELAGIKKTPKIAIVTKTDLVESKQLAEQLIAIDRLGTELGFEWAEIVPVSAVGDKQVGLLADLLVPLLPEGPTLYPEGDLTDEPEQVMVAELIREAALEGVRDELPHSIAVVVEEMLPREDRPADRPLLDIHANLYIERPSQKGIIIGPKGRRLKEVGTKSRKHIEALLGTPVFLDLHVKVAKDWQRDPKQLRKLGF, encoded by the coding sequence ATGACTGCCGGTACCTCCCCGTCCCCGACCGAGCAGCGGGAGACCCCGCACCGCTCGGGCTTCGCCTGCTTCGTCGGCCGCCCCAACGCGGGCAAGTCGACCCTGACCAATGCGCTGGTGGGGACGAAGGTCGCGATCACCTCGAACCGCCCGCAGACCACCCGCCACACCGTCCGCGGCATCGTGCACCGCCCCGACGCCCAGCTGGTGCTCGTCGACACCCCCGGTCTGCACAAGCCGCGCACCCTGCTGGGCGAGCGGCTCAACGATGTCGTGCGCACCACCTGGGCCGAGGTCGACGTCATCGGCTTCTGCCTGCCCGCCGACCAGAAGCTGGGCCCCGGCGACCGCTACATCGCCACCGAGCTCGCGGGGATCAAGAAGACCCCCAAGATCGCGATCGTCACCAAGACCGATCTGGTCGAGTCCAAGCAGCTGGCCGAGCAATTGATCGCCATCGACCGGCTCGGCACGGAGCTGGGCTTCGAATGGGCCGAGATCGTCCCGGTGTCGGCTGTCGGCGACAAGCAGGTGGGCCTGCTGGCCGATCTGCTGGTCCCGCTGCTGCCCGAGGGCCCGACGCTCTACCCCGAGGGCGACCTTACCGATGAGCCCGAACAGGTCATGGTGGCCGAGCTGATCCGGGAGGCCGCGCTGGAGGGCGTACGGGACGAACTGCCGCACTCCATCGCGGTGGTCGTGGAGGAGATGCTGCCCCGCGAGGACCGCCCCGCGGACCGGCCGCTCCTCGACATCCACGCCAACCTCTATATCGAGCGGCCCAGCCAGAAGGGCATCATCATCGGCCCCAAGGGTCGCCGCCTCAAGGAGGTCGGCACCAAGTCCCGCAAGCACATCGAGGCGCTACTGGGTACGCCGGTCTTCCTCGACCTTCATGTGAAGGTCGCCAAGGATTGGCAGCGGGATCCGAAGCAGTTGCGGAAGCTGGGGTTCTGA
- a CDS encoding cytidine deaminase — MLIRMSEAAQLDPEDRKIITLARSARARNSVAEGAAVRDETGRTYVAGTVALDSLKLSALRTAVAMAVASGATSLEAAAVVTEAESASDEDRAAVRDLGGAGTPVLLAGLDGTLRATLPA; from the coding sequence ATGCTCATCCGCATGAGCGAAGCAGCGCAGCTGGACCCCGAAGACCGCAAGATCATCACGCTGGCCCGCTCCGCGCGGGCCCGTAACTCCGTGGCGGAGGGCGCCGCCGTCCGTGATGAGACGGGGCGTACGTATGTCGCCGGGACCGTGGCCCTCGACTCGCTGAAGCTGAGCGCCCTGCGGACCGCCGTCGCCATGGCCGTGGCGAGCGGTGCCACGTCCCTGGAGGCCGCGGCCGTGGTGACCGAGGCGGAGAGCGCGTCGGACGAGGACCGCGCGGCCGTACGGGACCTCGGCGGGGCCGGGACGCCGGTGCTGCTGGCGGGCCTCGACGGCACCCTGCGGGCCACGCTCCCCGCCTGA
- a CDS encoding mucin, giving the protein MSTTAVTSTPNPSVFGQSVTYTANVTGITTGTPPWGDVTFVIAGGPTIGPVTLTQTGVDSGTASVTDSTLAVGSHLVTANFVNSSDPVDNSSGTTIQQVNQSATVTTVTFVPPAPVCGQTVTLTANVAAVPPGSGTPTGTVTFIISADGPTVTGALDGAGNASVTVPALSVGTHQVAAFYNGDTNFAASNSALTPLTVNPADSTTTLTVSPAAPVCGAEVTLCAQVAVVAPGTCTPTGTVTFAVDGVPFVVAALDAGGQACVTAGDIPVGTHTVTATYNGNGDVAGSTGTGTVTVGQGASTTTVTVSPAAPVCGETVTICAQVTVSPPSTCTPTGTVTFVITGGPTLTGTLDGTGQACVTTNALTAGSYTVTATYGGDTGVASSTGSGSVTVGQGTSSTVVSVSPSPTVCGETVTICADVTVAPPSTCLPTGNVIFVITGGPTLTGVLDATGQACVTTNAIPVGTHTVTATYEGDGGVTGSTGTGSVTVNQASSTTVLTITPSTVSCGETVSLCAQVTTTPPGTCTPTGTVTFAIAGGPTLTGVLDATGQACVTTSAIPPGTHAVTATYSGGTGVAGSSATGSITVNQGVSTTTLTITPASPVCGQAVTLCAQVTVVAPSTCVPTGTVTFTIAGGPTLTGTLNASGQACVTTSAIPTGAHAVTATYGGNTGVAGSSASGSVTIGQAASTTTLTITPASPVCGQAVTLCAQVTTNAPGTCVPTGTVTFVIAGGPTLTGTLNASGQACVTTSAIPTGAHAVTATYGGNTGVAGSSASGSVTVGQATTTTTLTSSPNPSAPGQNVTFTATVTPVPPATGTPTGTVTFVISGGPTLTGTLNASGMATASTNALTTGAHTVTATYGGDTCFGGSTSPTITQNVVTASVGTTVTATPATIRLRFNGTLIIPTLSATLRDASNNPISGQPLTFVANSALGPIPLGSAVTNASGTATLSNVTVSPTVLTASTYTASFAGAPGLNPSSGSASLTFQPTPILP; this is encoded by the coding sequence ATGTCCACCACCGCGGTGACCTCCACGCCGAATCCCTCCGTCTTCGGTCAATCCGTCACCTACACCGCCAATGTCACCGGCATCACCACCGGGACCCCTCCGTGGGGCGACGTGACCTTCGTCATCGCCGGTGGCCCGACCATCGGACCCGTAACGCTCACCCAAACCGGGGTCGACTCCGGCACGGCCAGTGTGACCGATTCCACCCTTGCCGTCGGCTCCCATCTGGTCACGGCGAACTTCGTCAACTCCAGCGATCCGGTCGACAATTCGTCCGGCACGACCATCCAGCAGGTCAACCAGTCGGCGACGGTCACCACCGTCACCTTCGTCCCGCCCGCGCCCGTCTGCGGGCAGACCGTGACGCTGACCGCCAATGTGGCGGCGGTGCCCCCGGGCAGCGGCACACCCACCGGTACGGTCACCTTCATCATCAGCGCGGACGGGCCGACGGTGACCGGGGCCCTCGACGGGGCCGGGAACGCCTCCGTCACCGTCCCCGCCCTGAGCGTGGGCACGCACCAGGTCGCCGCGTTCTACAACGGCGACACCAACTTCGCGGCTTCCAACTCGGCCTTGACGCCGCTCACCGTCAACCCGGCGGACTCGACCACGACCCTCACCGTGTCCCCCGCCGCGCCCGTCTGCGGTGCGGAGGTGACCCTGTGCGCCCAGGTGGCGGTGGTCGCGCCGGGCACCTGCACCCCGACGGGCACGGTGACGTTCGCCGTCGACGGTGTCCCGTTCGTCGTCGCCGCGCTCGACGCGGGTGGCCAGGCGTGCGTGACGGCCGGCGATATCCCGGTGGGGACACACACCGTGACGGCCACCTACAACGGCAACGGGGATGTCGCGGGCTCGACCGGTACGGGAACGGTCACGGTCGGCCAGGGAGCCTCGACCACAACGGTCACGGTGTCCCCGGCCGCACCGGTCTGCGGTGAGACGGTCACCATCTGCGCCCAGGTGACGGTGTCGCCGCCGAGCACCTGTACGCCCACGGGCACGGTGACCTTCGTGATCACCGGTGGCCCGACCCTGACGGGCACGCTGGACGGGACCGGCCAGGCGTGTGTGACCACCAACGCGCTGACCGCGGGGTCTTACACCGTGACGGCCACGTACGGAGGCGACACGGGCGTCGCGAGCTCCACCGGCTCGGGGTCGGTCACCGTGGGCCAGGGCACGTCGAGCACCGTGGTGAGCGTCTCGCCCAGCCCGACCGTCTGCGGTGAGACGGTGACCATCTGCGCGGACGTGACCGTCGCGCCGCCGAGCACATGCCTCCCCACCGGGAACGTGATCTTCGTGATCACCGGCGGTCCGACCCTGACCGGCGTGCTCGACGCGACCGGCCAGGCATGCGTGACCACCAATGCCATCCCGGTCGGCACGCACACCGTGACCGCCACCTACGAGGGCGACGGGGGTGTCACGGGCTCGACGGGGACCGGCTCCGTCACGGTGAACCAGGCGTCCTCGACGACCGTGCTGACCATCACGCCCAGCACGGTGTCGTGCGGCGAGACGGTCAGTCTGTGCGCACAGGTCACCACGACGCCGCCCGGCACCTGCACCCCGACCGGAACGGTCACCTTCGCGATCGCGGGCGGTCCGACACTGACGGGCGTGCTCGACGCGACCGGCCAGGCGTGCGTGACCACCAGCGCCATCCCGCCCGGCACCCACGCGGTGACGGCCACCTACTCCGGTGGCACCGGCGTCGCCGGCTCGTCCGCCACCGGGTCCATCACCGTCAACCAGGGCGTCTCGACCACGACGCTGACCATCACGCCCGCCTCTCCGGTGTGCGGTCAGGCGGTGACCCTTTGCGCGCAGGTGACGGTCGTGGCGCCCAGTACCTGCGTTCCGACCGGGACGGTGACATTCACGATCGCGGGTGGTCCGACGCTGACCGGGACGCTGAACGCCAGCGGCCAGGCATGTGTGACGACAAGTGCCATCCCGACCGGCGCGCATGCGGTGACGGCCACCTACGGGGGCAACACCGGTGTCGCGGGCTCGTCGGCCTCCGGCTCCGTGACCATCGGCCAGGCCGCGTCCACGACCACGCTGACCATCACGCCCGCCTCCCCGGTGTGCGGTCAGGCGGTGACCCTGTGCGCGCAGGTGACGACGAATGCGCCCGGCACCTGCGTTCCGACCGGAACCGTGACGTTCGTGATCGCGGGCGGTCCGACCTTGACCGGAACGCTCAACGCCAGCGGCCAGGCATGTGTGACGACAAGTGCCATCCCGACCGGCGCGCATGCGGTGACGGCCACCTACGGGGGCAACACCGGTGTCGCGGGCTCGTCGGCCTCCGGCTCCGTCACCGTCGGCCAGGCGACCACCACGACCACGCTCACCTCCTCGCCGAACCCGTCCGCGCCCGGCCAGAACGTGACCTTCACGGCCACCGTGACCCCGGTGCCGCCGGCGACGGGCACGCCGACCGGGACCGTCACCTTCGTGATCAGCGGCGGGCCCACCCTCACCGGCACGCTCAACGCCTCCGGTATGGCGACGGCCAGCACCAACGCCCTCACCACCGGAGCGCACACGGTCACCGCCACCTACGGCGGCGACACCTGCTTCGGCGGTTCGACCTCACCGACGATCACCCAGAACGTGGTCACGGCGTCGGTCGGGACCACCGTGACCGCCACCCCGGCCACCATCCGGCTGCGGTTCAACGGCACGCTGATCATCCCGACCCTGAGCGCGACGCTGAGGGACGCGTCGAACAACCCGATCTCCGGCCAGCCCCTCACCTTCGTCGCCAACTCCGCACTGGGCCCGATCCCGCTGGGCAGCGCGGTCACCAACGCCAGCGGCACGGCGACGCTCAGCAACGTCACCGTATCGCCGACCGTGCTCACCGCCTCGACGTACACCGCCTCCTTCGCCGGCGCCCCGGGCCTGAACCCGTCGTCGGGCTCGGCCTCGCTGACCTTCCAGCCGACGCCGATCCTCCCGTAA